One window of Lytechinus variegatus isolate NC3 chromosome 2, Lvar_3.0, whole genome shotgun sequence genomic DNA carries:
- the LOC121407343 gene encoding cytochrome P450 10-like isoform X2, giving the protein MLPSSVGRTSACRVASMAQQILHRQVSTMVSSEHTEDVKPFDQIPGPKGVPFFGSLFDYTGLGPYKLDKLHEATVDRFRNFGPIFKETLAGVTHVHIIDPTDVRELFRNEGRSPKRTPIDAMVKYRQTRSRHIGMANTEGDEWQKLRKPVQHLLMKPHSVNAYIPIMEECADDFVTLMRETQDMESKEVPDFNHKMQRWTLESTCAIVFDTRMGCLNTGLDNNPEALEMIVSVSNFFDSLKDLTFSFPFWKFGITTKAWTKFTEAQDYFFGMSKKYATLALERMKTAVGTGTQNSEGTFLECLLARRDFDIDSLCDLMNDLMIAAVETTASTLAFNLYCLAKNPDVQEKVFQEINEAIPPGTKITAESLQNLPYLKACIKETVRVFPTVDGTNRIPSREIALAGYKIPPDTIVRIHCIAGLMEEYFPSPEKYKPERWLRGDAECENIDPYLILPFGHGSRMCTGRRMAEQDLYIMLIKIIQNFKIEWHHEEDMELIFRLTNVPDRPAQFRFISRT; this is encoded by the exons ATGTTGCCATCAAGCGTCGGCCGGACATCGGCCTGCCGTGTGGCATCCATGGCTCAACAGATCCTCCACAGACAAGTTAGTACAATGGTTAGCTCGGAACATACAGAAGACGTCAAACCCTTTGATCAGATCCCAGGACCTAAAGGAGTACCCTTCTTTGGATCACTTTTTGACTACACTGGCCTTG GCCCCTACAAGTTGGACAAACTTCACGAAGCTACTGTAGACAGATTCCGCAACTTTGGACCGATCTTCAAGGAGACTCTGGCAGGTGTCACGCATGTCCACATCATCGACCCTACAGATGTCCGGGAACTTTTCAGGAACGAGGGGAGGAGTCCAAAGAGAACGCCTATAGATGCTATGGTCAAATACAGGCAGACAAGGAGCAGACACATTGGCATGGCAAACAC AGAGGGGGACGAATGGCAGAAGCTTCGGAAACCAGTTCAGCATCTCTTGATGAAGCCTCACAGCGTGAATGCTTATATTCCCATCATGGAAGAATGTGCCGATGACTTTGTGACGCTGATGAGGGAAACACAAGACATGGAATCTAAAGAAGTGCCCGATTTCAACCACAAAATGCAAAGATGGACGTTAGAAT CCACATGTGCCATTGTCTTTGACACAAGGATGGGGTGTCTGAACACCGGTCTTGACAACAACCCTGAAGCCTTAGAGATGATCGTCTCGGTGTCCAACTTCTTTGACAGTCTCAAAGACCTTACTTTCAGCTTTCCCTTCTGGAAGTTTGGTATCACCACAAAGGCATGGACGAAGTTCACAGAGGCACAGGACTACTTTTTCGG AATGTCGAAAAAGTATGCCACATTAGCACTTGAAAGGATGAAGACAGCTGTCGGCACTGGAACTCAAAATTCTGAAGGAACTTTTCTGGAATGCCTACTGGCCCGGAGAGACTTTGATATTGATAGCCTATGTGATCTCATGAATGATCTCATGATTGCAGCAGTTGAAACG ACAGCGAGCACTCTGGCGTTTAACCTGTACTGCTTAGCTAAGAACCCTGATGTCCAAGAGAAGGTGTTTCAAGAGATCAACGAAGCTATACCACCAGGAACAAAAATCACTGCAGAGTCATTGCAGAATCTTCCTTACCTCAAGGCTTGCATAAAAGAAACTGTCAG GGTCTTCCCAACTGTTGATGGAACGAACAGAATACCATCGAGAGAAATTGCCCTTGCTGGTTACAAAATCCCTCCGGAT ACAATCGTCCGAATCCACTGCATTGCCGGGCTCATGGAAGAGTACTTTCCTTCACCAGAGAAATACAAACCTGAAAGATGGCTGAGGGGGGATGCAGAGTGTGAGAACATTGATCCCTATCTCATCCTCCCATTCGGTCATGGTTCCAGGATGTGTACGGGTAGGCGGATGGCTGAACAGGACCTATACATCATGCTCATCAAG ATCATTCAGAACTTCAAGATTGAGTGGCACCATGAGGAAGACATGGAACTTATCTTCAGACTCACAAATGTTCCTGACAGGCCTGCACAGTTCCGATTCATCAGTAGAACATGA
- the LOC121407343 gene encoding cytochrome P450 10-like isoform X1, whose product MYTVRTRLSKMLPSSVGRTSACRVASMAQQILHRQVSTMVSSEHTEDVKPFDQIPGPKGVPFFGSLFDYTGLGPYKLDKLHEATVDRFRNFGPIFKETLAGVTHVHIIDPTDVRELFRNEGRSPKRTPIDAMVKYRQTRSRHIGMANTEGDEWQKLRKPVQHLLMKPHSVNAYIPIMEECADDFVTLMRETQDMESKEVPDFNHKMQRWTLESTCAIVFDTRMGCLNTGLDNNPEALEMIVSVSNFFDSLKDLTFSFPFWKFGITTKAWTKFTEAQDYFFGMSKKYATLALERMKTAVGTGTQNSEGTFLECLLARRDFDIDSLCDLMNDLMIAAVETTASTLAFNLYCLAKNPDVQEKVFQEINEAIPPGTKITAESLQNLPYLKACIKETVRVFPTVDGTNRIPSREIALAGYKIPPDTIVRIHCIAGLMEEYFPSPEKYKPERWLRGDAECENIDPYLILPFGHGSRMCTGRRMAEQDLYIMLIKIIQNFKIEWHHEEDMELIFRLTNVPDRPAQFRFISRT is encoded by the exons ATGTATACAGTCAG AACAAGATTGTCAAAGATGTTGCCATCAAGCGTCGGCCGGACATCGGCCTGCCGTGTGGCATCCATGGCTCAACAGATCCTCCACAGACAAGTTAGTACAATGGTTAGCTCGGAACATACAGAAGACGTCAAACCCTTTGATCAGATCCCAGGACCTAAAGGAGTACCCTTCTTTGGATCACTTTTTGACTACACTGGCCTTG GCCCCTACAAGTTGGACAAACTTCACGAAGCTACTGTAGACAGATTCCGCAACTTTGGACCGATCTTCAAGGAGACTCTGGCAGGTGTCACGCATGTCCACATCATCGACCCTACAGATGTCCGGGAACTTTTCAGGAACGAGGGGAGGAGTCCAAAGAGAACGCCTATAGATGCTATGGTCAAATACAGGCAGACAAGGAGCAGACACATTGGCATGGCAAACAC AGAGGGGGACGAATGGCAGAAGCTTCGGAAACCAGTTCAGCATCTCTTGATGAAGCCTCACAGCGTGAATGCTTATATTCCCATCATGGAAGAATGTGCCGATGACTTTGTGACGCTGATGAGGGAAACACAAGACATGGAATCTAAAGAAGTGCCCGATTTCAACCACAAAATGCAAAGATGGACGTTAGAAT CCACATGTGCCATTGTCTTTGACACAAGGATGGGGTGTCTGAACACCGGTCTTGACAACAACCCTGAAGCCTTAGAGATGATCGTCTCGGTGTCCAACTTCTTTGACAGTCTCAAAGACCTTACTTTCAGCTTTCCCTTCTGGAAGTTTGGTATCACCACAAAGGCATGGACGAAGTTCACAGAGGCACAGGACTACTTTTTCGG AATGTCGAAAAAGTATGCCACATTAGCACTTGAAAGGATGAAGACAGCTGTCGGCACTGGAACTCAAAATTCTGAAGGAACTTTTCTGGAATGCCTACTGGCCCGGAGAGACTTTGATATTGATAGCCTATGTGATCTCATGAATGATCTCATGATTGCAGCAGTTGAAACG ACAGCGAGCACTCTGGCGTTTAACCTGTACTGCTTAGCTAAGAACCCTGATGTCCAAGAGAAGGTGTTTCAAGAGATCAACGAAGCTATACCACCAGGAACAAAAATCACTGCAGAGTCATTGCAGAATCTTCCTTACCTCAAGGCTTGCATAAAAGAAACTGTCAG GGTCTTCCCAACTGTTGATGGAACGAACAGAATACCATCGAGAGAAATTGCCCTTGCTGGTTACAAAATCCCTCCGGAT ACAATCGTCCGAATCCACTGCATTGCCGGGCTCATGGAAGAGTACTTTCCTTCACCAGAGAAATACAAACCTGAAAGATGGCTGAGGGGGGATGCAGAGTGTGAGAACATTGATCCCTATCTCATCCTCCCATTCGGTCATGGTTCCAGGATGTGTACGGGTAGGCGGATGGCTGAACAGGACCTATACATCATGCTCATCAAG ATCATTCAGAACTTCAAGATTGAGTGGCACCATGAGGAAGACATGGAACTTATCTTCAGACTCACAAATGTTCCTGACAGGCCTGCACAGTTCCGATTCATCAGTAGAACATGA